From a region of the Colias croceus chromosome 30, ilColCroc2.1 genome:
- the LOC123704509 gene encoding uncharacterized protein LOC123704509 encodes MDEKLAPFTREIEELRLENKILKEKIANLEKNSRSNNIIIYGLKETESSQTDLLEKVTQKLTTHLNITVEPKDVNKIYRIGKKDTVGGKTRPILMACVNGWLKNTIMKNKKKLGDVYVSEDFPKEVLQKRRELHERVKEERDKGNYATINYDKLIIKDYSTQTNNRKRDLSISPSTPIQPEKNVPTKNKKNAFTLMRGRSNSTTSLTGKVEHNA; translated from the coding sequence atggatGAAAAACTAGCACCTTTCACACGAGAAATTGAAGAATTAcgattagaaaataaaattttaaaagaaaaaatagcgAATTTGGAGAAAAACAGCAGATcaaacaacattattatttatggtcTTAAGGAAACAGAATCATCCCAAACAGATCTTTTGGAAAAAGTAACTCAGAAACTTACTACCCATCTGAACATTACGGTTGAACCTAAAGATGTAAATAAGATTTATAGAATCGGAAAAAAAGATACTGTTGGAGGGAAAACTAGACCAATACTCATGGCATGTGTTAATGGTTGgttgaaaaatacaattatgaaGAATAAGAAGAAACTTGGTGATGTTTACGTATCGGAAGATTTTCCTAAAGAGGTCTTGCAAAAAAGAAGAGAACTACACGAAAGGGTCAAAGAAGAACGAGATAAAGGGAATTATGCGACTATTAACTAcgataaacttattattaaagattatTCTACACAGACAAACAACCGGAAAAGGGATCTATCCATATCACCAAGTACCCCAATCCAGCCAGAGAAAAACGTACcgacaaaaaataagaaaaacgcATTCACACTAATGAGAGGCCGATCCAACTCTACAACATCTCTAACTGGAAAAGTAGAACACAACGCATAG